In a genomic window of Flavobacteriales bacterium:
- a CDS encoding T9SS type A sorting domain-containing protein codes for MKKLFSVLTASAFALSGIAQTTALDFTANDCDGMSHNLFTELEAGDVVIIELVMMGCQPCVTSANSLLTNVLPNVSDPSRVKLYSIGFTNAITCTQMNNWKSTNSFSHTVFAGISAQTTHYGGMGMPTIAVVGGADHTVFYSEVGHSNSDDPVIIAAVNAALNAGVGVNEQAATMVGISPNPARDLITIAGGAWTNATVLDASGKEVLAGALVNQKLDIGMLPDGAYVIRLSNGKGESGTARFEKQ; via the coding sequence ATGAAAAAGCTCTTCTCCGTCCTGACCGCCTCGGCTTTCGCTCTTTCGGGCATTGCCCAGACCACTGCCCTTGATTTCACCGCGAACGATTGCGATGGCATGTCCCATAACCTCTTCACCGAGTTGGAAGCGGGCGATGTGGTGATCATCGAACTGGTGATGATGGGCTGCCAGCCCTGTGTGACTTCGGCCAACAGCCTGCTGACCAATGTCCTCCCTAACGTGAGCGACCCCAGTCGCGTGAAGCTCTACAGCATAGGTTTCACGAACGCCATCACCTGCACGCAGATGAACAACTGGAAGAGCACCAACAGCTTTTCGCACACGGTGTTCGCAGGCATAAGCGCACAGACCACGCACTATGGCGGCATGGGCATGCCCACGATCGCCGTTGTTGGTGGTGCGGACCACACCGTGTTCTACAGCGAAGTTGGACATAGCAATAGCGACGATCCGGTCATCATCGCTGCGGTCAACGCGGCACTGAATGCCGGCGTCGGCGTGAACGAGCAGGCCGCCACCATGGTCGGCATAAGCCCGAACCCGGCCAGGGACCTGATCACGATCGCCGGTGGTGCGTGGACGAATGCTACCGTGCTGGACGCGAGCGGTAAGGAGGTGCTTGCCGGTGCGCTGGTCAACCAGAAACTGGACATTGGAATGCTCCCCGATGGAGCCTACGTGATCCGGCTATCGAACGGCAAGGGGGAGTCGGGTACCGCTCGTTTTGAGAAGCAGTAA
- a CDS encoding multicopper oxidase domain-containing protein: MNRQTAFILAYFFAYSPLFAQYGGGPTDPSGTSAIGGTFTPQVTRYDLVITDTIVSPNGKPRRAFAVNGHMPMPTLTFTEGDTAMIVVRNAMEKEETSLHWHGIILPWHLDGVPYLTTAPIKAGETQVYKFPVMQSGTYWYHSHTRLQEQNGMHGALIIHKREEPAMPEQVLILSEWTDMKPDEVHRRLHNANDWSAIKKHGVRPGTVQSYSDAIKHGALGVKLKNEWKRINAMDVSDVYYDVLFSNGKAEDHAPQLIGGDRVRVRLINGGASSYFWITYAGGKMTVVASDGIDVEPVEVDRFIMGVAETYDVIVTIPADSTAYELLATSEDRVRSTSLWLGSGIKQLAAPLAPLKYFEGMRMMNGMMKMNGDLDDMGMNMSLQQMDMNVVMYPEITGAPEKRAKEGKSEMDASAGDVDMSGMYNSNALSEITTLNYAMLRATTSTALPPGPVKELRFELTGNMNRYLWTLDNKTVSETDRILIRKGENLRIILHNNSMMRHPMHLHGHFFRVVNGQGDRSPLKNVLDIMPMETDTIEFAATETGDWFFHCHILYHMMSGMGRVFSYEGSAPNPVLPDAKKAAKRFTLEDKEWHFMFQNDFATNGNDGEAMLQNKRWNLQSEWRLGYTRAHGQEVETHFGRYLGKMQWWFVNAGLDWRQRDAGAHADRSASPETNLFQQTNTKDNRTVAHIGFQFTLPMLLVLDARVDTDGRLRAQLIREDIPLTPRMRMDLMYNTDLEYMGGLRYILDKTWAVRAHYDSDMGFGVGLSVSY; the protein is encoded by the coding sequence GTGAATAGACAGACCGCTTTCATACTTGCATACTTCTTCGCGTATTCGCCATTGTTCGCACAATATGGCGGTGGTCCCACCGACCCGTCGGGCACCAGCGCCATTGGTGGCACCTTCACCCCGCAGGTCACGCGCTACGACCTGGTGATCACTGACACCATCGTGAGCCCCAACGGCAAGCCGCGCAGGGCCTTCGCGGTGAACGGGCACATGCCGATGCCCACGCTCACCTTCACCGAGGGCGACACGGCCATGATCGTGGTACGCAACGCGATGGAGAAGGAGGAAACATCGCTGCACTGGCATGGCATCATCCTGCCCTGGCACTTGGACGGTGTGCCCTACCTCACCACCGCGCCCATCAAGGCCGGTGAAACCCAGGTGTACAAGTTCCCGGTGATGCAGAGCGGCACATACTGGTACCACTCGCACACGCGCTTGCAGGAGCAGAACGGCATGCACGGCGCGCTCATCATCCACAAGCGGGAAGAGCCCGCGATGCCGGAACAAGTGCTCATCCTCAGCGAATGGACCGACATGAAGCCCGATGAAGTGCATCGCCGCTTGCACAACGCCAACGATTGGAGCGCCATCAAGAAGCACGGCGTGCGGCCGGGCACGGTTCAGAGCTACAGCGATGCCATCAAGCATGGTGCGCTGGGCGTGAAGCTGAAGAACGAGTGGAAGCGCATTAACGCCATGGACGTGAGCGATGTGTACTACGATGTGCTCTTCAGCAACGGCAAGGCCGAGGACCATGCGCCACAACTCATAGGCGGCGACCGCGTGCGTGTGAGGCTGATCAACGGTGGCGCCAGCAGCTACTTCTGGATCACCTATGCGGGCGGCAAGATGACCGTGGTGGCCAGCGACGGCATCGATGTGGAACCCGTGGAAGTTGACCGCTTTATCATGGGCGTGGCCGAGACCTACGATGTGATCGTGACGATCCCCGCCGACAGCACCGCCTACGAACTGCTCGCCACCAGCGAGGACCGCGTGCGCAGCACCTCGCTCTGGCTGGGCAGCGGCATCAAGCAACTAGCCGCGCCCTTGGCACCGCTCAAGTACTTCGAGGGCATGCGTATGATGAACGGCATGATGAAAATGAACGGCGACCTGGACGACATGGGCATGAACATGAGCCTCCAGCAGATGGACATGAACGTGGTGATGTACCCGGAGATCACCGGTGCTCCTGAGAAAAGAGCGAAAGAGGGAAAAAGTGAAATGGATGCGAGTGCGGGCGATGTGGACATGAGCGGCATGTACAACAGCAACGCGCTATCGGAGATCACCACGCTCAACTACGCCATGCTGCGGGCCACCACCAGCACTGCGCTGCCACCGGGACCGGTGAAGGAATTGCGCTTCGAGCTCACCGGCAACATGAACCGCTACTTGTGGACGCTGGACAACAAGACGGTGAGCGAGACCGACCGCATCCTGATCCGCAAGGGCGAGAACCTGCGCATCATTCTGCACAACAACAGCATGATGCGCCACCCCATGCACTTGCACGGCCACTTCTTCCGGGTGGTGAATGGACAAGGCGACCGATCCCCGCTGAAGAACGTGCTCGACATCATGCCGATGGAGACCGACACCATCGAGTTCGCCGCCACGGAAACAGGAGACTGGTTCTTCCACTGTCACATCCTCTACCACATGATGAGCGGCATGGGCCGCGTGTTCAGCTACGAAGGCAGCGCGCCCAACCCCGTGCTGCCCGATGCGAAGAAGGCCGCGAAGCGCTTTACCCTCGAGGACAAGGAGTGGCACTTCATGTTCCAGAACGACTTCGCCACCAACGGCAACGACGGCGAGGCGATGCTGCAGAACAAGCGCTGGAACCTGCAGAGCGAATGGCGCCTGGGCTACACGCGCGCACACGGGCAGGAAGTGGAAACGCACTTCGGCCGCTACCTCGGCAAGATGCAATGGTGGTTCGTGAACGCGGGCTTGGACTGGCGCCAGCGCGACGCCGGTGCGCACGCCGACCGGAGCGCTTCACCGGAAACCAACCTCTTCCAGCAGACCAACACCAAGGACAACCGCACGGTGGCGCACATCGGTTTCCAATTCACGCTGCCCATGCTCCTGGTGCTAGATGCCCGCGTAGATACGGACGGCCGCTTGCGTGCGCAACTCATACGCGAGGACATCCCGTTAACGCCCCGCATGCGCATGGACCTGATGTACAACACGGATCTGGAATACATGGGTGGCCTGCGATACATTCTGGATAAGACGTGGGCGGTGAGGGCACACTACGATAGTGACATGGGCTTCGGGGTGGGTCTGTCCGTCTCCTACTGA
- a CDS encoding multicopper oxidase domain-containing protein, translating to MLFSSAQPPLPVPPVLTGTDIQLTLQEGTWEFHPGEVVPTYGYNGDLLGPTIMLDQGQAVTLNVTNTLPDLTTTHWHGLHVSAENDGGPHSLIYPNTTWSPSFTVLDRASTFWYHPHGHGLTDYQVTMGAAGMIIVRDALEAAMELPRTYGVDDIPLILQTKAIVGGMLSVHTGLDSVIVVNGVRQPLAEVPAQVVRLRCLNGSSERTFLIGFENNMPFQVIGTDGGLLAAPVPKTRLRLMPGERVELLVDLGGLQGNSFDMMAYNSELPNGVIGAAEVGNGMATLDGYNDNALNGADFALLSFSVGAPTADPITTIPSALAPVVPYNEADVDVTRSFIFEPEGMMPMEMIEGPFLIDGALFDMEVDNEVVQLGATEIWEFTNNTMVGHPIHIHDIQFNILDRNGGPPEDWETGWKDVVFVPSMGSARVITRFDDFADPEMPYMYHCHLLMHEDEGMMGQFLVIDANAIGETGAELDKLQVWPQPFSNGSLNLRAARLNGKLDVLLRDASGRIVHAGSTSFMDGMARILPPSLAAGLYAVQVPTRDGQQYSATFIVQP from the coding sequence GTGCTGTTCAGTAGCGCACAACCGCCACTACCCGTACCTCCGGTACTCACCGGAACCGACATCCAGCTCACGCTGCAAGAGGGCACCTGGGAGTTCCATCCCGGCGAAGTTGTGCCCACATACGGGTACAACGGCGATCTTCTCGGTCCAACGATCATGTTGGACCAAGGGCAGGCCGTGACGTTGAACGTGACCAACACCTTGCCAGACCTCACCACCACGCACTGGCATGGGCTGCATGTGAGCGCAGAGAATGATGGTGGCCCGCACTCGTTGATCTATCCGAACACCACATGGAGCCCCAGCTTCACAGTGCTCGACCGCGCCAGCACCTTCTGGTACCATCCGCACGGCCATGGTCTTACCGATTACCAAGTGACCATGGGCGCTGCGGGCATGATCATCGTGCGGGATGCCCTGGAGGCCGCCATGGAACTGCCACGTACCTATGGCGTGGATGACATCCCCTTGATCCTTCAAACCAAGGCCATCGTGGGCGGCATGCTTTCGGTACATACTGGCTTGGACAGCGTAATAGTGGTGAACGGAGTACGGCAACCCCTTGCTGAAGTGCCCGCCCAAGTGGTGCGCTTGCGCTGCTTGAACGGATCGAGCGAACGCACGTTCCTGATCGGCTTCGAGAACAACATGCCATTCCAGGTGATCGGCACCGATGGCGGTCTGCTGGCCGCCCCTGTGCCCAAGACCCGCTTGCGCCTGATGCCGGGCGAGCGCGTGGAACTGCTCGTAGACCTGGGCGGTTTGCAGGGCAACAGCTTCGACATGATGGCCTACAACAGTGAACTGCCCAACGGCGTCATCGGCGCGGCCGAGGTGGGCAATGGTATGGCCACGCTGGATGGCTATAACGACAACGCATTGAACGGCGCAGACTTCGCATTGCTCAGCTTCAGCGTTGGAGCACCCACGGCCGACCCGATCACCACGATTCCTTCCGCACTGGCGCCCGTGGTGCCCTACAACGAAGCCGATGTGGATGTGACGCGCTCGTTCATCTTCGAGCCGGAGGGAATGATGCCGATGGAGATGATCGAAGGGCCCTTCCTCATCGATGGAGCGCTCTTCGACATGGAGGTGGACAACGAAGTAGTGCAACTAGGCGCCACCGAGATCTGGGAGTTCACCAACAACACCATGGTGGGCCACCCCATCCACATCCACGATATCCAGTTCAACATCCTGGACCGCAACGGCGGGCCACCGGAAGATTGGGAGACCGGCTGGAAGGATGTGGTCTTCGTGCCCTCCATGGGCAGTGCGCGCGTGATCACACGCTTCGATGACTTCGCCGATCCAGAGATGCCTTACATGTACCACTGCCACTTGCTGATGCACGAGGATGAGGGCATGATGGGCCAGTTCCTGGTGATCGACGCCAATGCGATCGGCGAGACTGGCGCGGAGCTGGACAAATTGCAAGTATGGCCGCAGCCTTTCAGCAACGGAAGCTTGAACCTGCGTGCTGCCCGCTTGAACGGGAAGCTCGATGTGTTGCTGCGCGATGCTTCCGGCCGCATCGTACACGCAGGCTCCACGTCCTTCATGGACGGCATGGCTCGCATACTTCCACCGTCCTTGGCAGCGGGCCTCTACGCTGTGCAGGTCCCAACACGCGATGGCCAGCAGTACTCGGCCACCTTCATCGTTCAACCTTGA
- a CDS encoding heavy-metal-associated domain-containing protein, producing MKPSNSIPALVLTLLLASCSTIPNAATTEVLVNGNCSMCEETIEEAGLKENVSEVDWDRTTRKATITFDSTETSAGVVLQRIAQAGYDNERFIATDEAYAARPMCCQYERTGKTIAPPTKEEAQRRH from the coding sequence ATGAAACCCTCGAACAGCATACCTGCACTGGTTCTGACGCTTCTTTTGGCGAGTTGCTCCACCATCCCCAACGCCGCCACTACCGAGGTATTGGTGAACGGCAATTGCAGCATGTGCGAAGAGACCATCGAGGAAGCGGGCCTGAAGGAGAATGTCTCCGAAGTGGATTGGGACCGCACCACGCGCAAGGCCACCATCACCTTCGACAGCACGGAGACCAGCGCTGGTGTGGTGCTGCAGCGCATCGCACAGGCTGGATACGACAATGAGCGGTTCATCGCCACCGACGAAGCCTACGCGGCTCGGCCGATGTGCTGCCAATACGAACGAACAGGAAAGACCATCGCGCCGCCAACGAAGGAAGAAGCCCAGCGCCGCCATTGA
- a CDS encoding DUF3347 domain-containing protein, giving the protein MITKNLFAIMSTVLLLSSCSAQMKNAQTTTLRVDGDCPMCEKTIEKVAYVKGEAEADWDVEAKTARITIDAKRTTVDAVLKRIAQAGYDSEKFLAPDAAYAALPGCCQYERSFKKAPLATASMGHDGHAQEGTATPDSLAAQKPMNPKSDQFNALFTAYFALKDALVASDAKTAAVQAAALSSAVKAVQMERMGPELHGVWMQVMEPMASTSAGIASKTDIHAQRKAFAELSPHMLTLVKVAPRPDPVYYDHCPMYEGGANWLSMEKPIKNPFYGSMMMTCGTVKQTIP; this is encoded by the coding sequence ATGATCACCAAGAACCTATTTGCCATCATGAGTACCGTGCTCCTTCTTTCGAGCTGCAGCGCACAAATGAAGAACGCCCAGACCACGACCCTGCGCGTGGACGGCGATTGCCCCATGTGCGAGAAGACCATCGAGAAGGTGGCCTACGTGAAGGGCGAGGCCGAAGCCGATTGGGACGTGGAGGCGAAGACCGCGCGCATCACCATCGACGCCAAGCGCACCACCGTGGATGCTGTGCTGAAGCGCATCGCGCAAGCTGGATACGACAGTGAGAAGTTCTTGGCGCCCGATGCTGCCTACGCCGCGCTGCCCGGCTGTTGCCAGTACGAGCGCAGCTTCAAGAAGGCACCGCTGGCCACCGCTTCCATGGGCCACGACGGTCATGCACAAGAAGGCACCGCCACGCCAGACTCCCTTGCCGCACAGAAGCCGATGAACCCCAAGTCCGACCAGTTCAACGCGCTCTTCACGGCCTACTTCGCGTTGAAGGATGCGCTGGTAGCATCGGATGCGAAAACCGCTGCAGTGCAAGCCGCCGCGTTGTCCAGTGCGGTGAAGGCCGTGCAGATGGAGCGCATGGGTCCCGAGTTGCATGGCGTGTGGATGCAGGTGATGGAGCCGATGGCGAGCACCAGTGCGGGCATTGCATCGAAGACGGACATCCACGCGCAGCGCAAGGCCTTCGCCGAACTCTCACCGCACATGCTGACGCTGGTGAAGGTCGCGCCGCGCCCGGATCCGGTCTACTACGATCACTGCCCCATGTACGAGGGAGGCGCCAACTGGCTGAGCATGGAGAAGCCGATCAAGAACCCGTTCTATGGGAGCATGATGATGACGTGCGGGACCGTGAAGCAGACTATCCCGTGA
- a CDS encoding cation transporter, translating into MNTLNITLPLLNVNSAHCALRIQQALQATAGVTDAQVDLGTQRATISSETPAKAVREAVAAVRLAGYDVSTERLHFNTTGITCAGCAKSAGIILDRIPGVLGAVIDQPNGTAEVEVVREMVSLDAMLAALKPAGYGLIPHAA; encoded by the coding sequence ATGAACACCCTGAACATCACTCTGCCACTCCTTAATGTGAACAGCGCCCATTGCGCACTTCGCATACAACAAGCCCTGCAAGCAACGGCTGGCGTTACTGACGCACAAGTTGACCTCGGTACCCAACGCGCTACCATCTCCAGCGAAACACCCGCAAAAGCTGTACGCGAAGCTGTTGCCGCCGTCAGACTGGCTGGATACGATGTGTCCACCGAACGACTGCACTTCAACACTACTGGCATCACCTGCGCTGGTTGTGCCAAGAGCGCGGGCATCATCCTTGACCGCATACCTGGGGTATTGGGTGCCGTTATCGACCAGCCCAACGGAACCGCCGAGGTGGAAGTGGTAAGGGAGATGGTGTCCTTGGATGCCATGCTCGCCGCACTGAAGCCCGCAGGCTACGGGCTTATCCCGCATGCCGCCTGA
- a CDS encoding heavy metal translocating P-type ATPase, with the protein MASESTTLLLPVDNMDSEHCALIVDKAVATVPEVTEHHVELNNRRAVLTSERPVEALQHAVEAIRDNGYDVPTLKRTFPVTGMTCASCVASVESMLLAQPGVLKAAVNLATSSVQVEYVPGVVDEKRMRNAIQSIGYDLLTGAEQDAQADLEQVQGVQRVALKKRLWASVALSVPLVVIGMFLMHEPWANFAMWALSTPVVLVFGRQFFINAWKQAKHRSANMDTLVALSTGVAYVFSVFNTAYPSFWTGRGLQPHVYFEAAAVVITFILLGKFLEERAKAGTSSAIKKLMGLRPNTVLREQKNGATMEVPIADVNVDDILVVRPGESIAVDGEVVSGESYVDESMISGEPIAVEKTTGAKLLAGTINQKGSLRMRAEKVGAATLLGQIVRTVQDAQGSKAPVQKLVDRIASVFVPMVIGIALLSASVWWIFGAEHAFTQGLLALVTVLVVACPCALGLATPTAIMAGMGKGAENGILIKDADSLERAKRITAIVLDKTGTITEGKPEVVDAIGLDDTSVESALLAIESRSEHPLAEAVVRYLHAHRTLQPSFVEGFESLTGKGVHAKVDGTVWSVGNRRLLEEKGIRVDGTYVEKERTWQEAARTVVWVADEQRVRAAVAIADRIKPSSVQAIARLKSTGIKVFMQTGDSRRTAQAVAKAVGIDDFRSEVLPKDKAAFVTGLQQQGHVVAMVGDGINDSEALAKADVSIAMGQGSDIAMDVARMTLISSDLNAIPRAITLSRKTVAFIRQNLFWAFIYNVLGIPIAAGVLYPINGFVLDPMIAGAAMALSSVSVVSNSLRLKWTRLDARP; encoded by the coding sequence ATGGCGAGCGAAAGCACTACGCTCCTGTTACCCGTGGACAACATGGACAGCGAGCATTGCGCCCTGATCGTGGACAAGGCCGTTGCTACGGTACCCGAAGTAACGGAGCACCATGTGGAACTGAACAACCGGCGCGCGGTGCTTACCAGCGAACGACCTGTGGAAGCCTTGCAACATGCGGTGGAAGCCATACGCGACAATGGCTATGATGTGCCGACGCTCAAACGCACATTCCCGGTGACCGGCATGACCTGCGCGAGCTGTGTGGCCAGCGTGGAGAGCATGCTGCTGGCCCAGCCCGGTGTGCTGAAGGCCGCCGTGAACCTCGCCACCAGCAGCGTGCAGGTGGAATACGTGCCCGGCGTGGTGGACGAGAAACGCATGCGCAACGCCATTCAAAGCATCGGATACGACCTGCTTACCGGTGCGGAGCAGGATGCACAAGCTGATCTGGAACAGGTGCAAGGCGTCCAGCGGGTCGCATTGAAGAAGCGATTGTGGGCTTCCGTCGCACTCAGCGTGCCCTTGGTGGTCATCGGCATGTTCCTCATGCACGAACCCTGGGCCAACTTCGCCATGTGGGCCTTGAGTACGCCAGTGGTGCTCGTGTTCGGCAGGCAGTTCTTCATCAACGCCTGGAAGCAGGCGAAGCACCGCAGTGCGAATATGGACACACTGGTGGCCCTGAGCACCGGTGTAGCCTATGTGTTCAGCGTGTTCAACACGGCCTACCCTTCGTTCTGGACCGGTCGCGGACTGCAACCCCATGTGTACTTCGAGGCCGCAGCAGTGGTCATCACGTTCATCCTTCTCGGAAAGTTCTTGGAGGAACGGGCCAAGGCCGGAACCAGCAGCGCCATCAAAAAGCTCATGGGCCTGCGGCCCAACACCGTGCTTCGCGAACAGAAGAACGGTGCCACCATGGAGGTGCCTATCGCCGATGTGAACGTGGACGACATCCTGGTGGTGCGCCCCGGCGAGAGCATCGCTGTGGACGGTGAGGTGGTAAGCGGCGAGAGCTATGTGGATGAGAGTATGATCAGTGGCGAACCGATAGCCGTCGAGAAGACCACAGGCGCGAAGCTTCTGGCAGGCACCATCAATCAAAAGGGCAGCTTGCGTATGCGTGCCGAAAAAGTAGGTGCCGCCACGCTGTTGGGGCAGATCGTGCGCACGGTGCAAGATGCGCAGGGGAGCAAGGCGCCCGTGCAGAAGTTAGTGGACCGCATCGCTTCTGTGTTCGTGCCCATGGTCATCGGCATCGCCCTCCTCAGCGCCAGCGTGTGGTGGATTTTCGGTGCGGAACATGCCTTCACGCAGGGCTTGCTCGCCTTGGTAACGGTACTGGTGGTCGCCTGCCCATGCGCATTGGGTCTGGCCACGCCCACGGCCATCATGGCGGGCATGGGGAAAGGTGCGGAGAACGGCATCCTCATCAAGGACGCTGACAGCCTGGAGCGCGCCAAGCGCATCACCGCTATCGTACTGGACAAGACCGGCACCATTACCGAAGGAAAGCCCGAGGTGGTCGATGCCATCGGCTTGGACGATACCTCGGTCGAGAGCGCGTTGCTGGCCATCGAGTCACGGTCGGAGCACCCCTTGGCGGAAGCCGTGGTGCGTTACCTCCATGCGCACAGAACGCTGCAACCCTCTTTCGTTGAGGGCTTCGAGAGCCTGACAGGCAAGGGCGTGCATGCGAAAGTTGATGGTACTGTGTGGAGTGTTGGCAACAGGCGTCTGCTCGAAGAGAAAGGCATCCGTGTGGACGGCACCTACGTGGAAAAGGAACGGACTTGGCAGGAAGCCGCACGCACCGTGGTATGGGTGGCCGATGAGCAACGTGTGAGGGCTGCGGTGGCCATTGCCGACCGCATCAAGCCCAGCTCGGTGCAGGCCATCGCGCGGCTGAAGAGCACGGGCATCAAAGTCTTCATGCAAACGGGTGACTCGCGACGCACCGCACAAGCTGTCGCCAAAGCCGTGGGCATAGATGACTTCCGTAGTGAAGTGCTGCCCAAGGACAAAGCCGCATTCGTTACCGGGTTGCAGCAACAAGGGCATGTGGTGGCCATGGTAGGCGATGGTATCAACGACAGCGAGGCATTGGCCAAGGCCGACGTGAGCATCGCCATGGGTCAGGGTAGCGATATCGCTATGGACGTGGCCCGCATGACGCTCATCAGCTCAGACCTCAACGCCATTCCGCGTGCCATCACCCTCTCCCGCAAGACCGTTGCCTTCATCCGCCAGAATCTCTTCTGGGCCTTCATCTACAACGTGCTCGGTATCCCCATCGCGGCCGGTGTGCTCTACCCCATCAACGGTTTCGTTCTGGACCCCATGATCGCCGGTGCGGCCATGGCGCTCAGCAGCGTAAGCGTGGTAAGCAACAGCCTGCGTTTGAAATGGACCCGCCTCGACGCCAGACCTTGA
- a CDS encoding helix-turn-helix transcriptional regulator yields MLSKKIYIRNMVCDRCTTAVSNLLIGSGLQYVSIMLGQVILDRPLKTRERAELEKGLKRLGFELIESKQARTVEQIKGVLREHVRSSALTRANVKLSEWLASAMNAEYSGLSKLFSEVEGTTLERYHNLLRIERAKELLVYDELSVAQIADELGYSSVQHLSNQFAQFVGHSPTHFKRIGAERRNALDKVR; encoded by the coding sequence ATGCTGAGCAAGAAGATCTACATACGGAACATGGTCTGCGACCGCTGCACAACGGCGGTGAGCAACCTATTGATCGGTTCAGGCCTCCAATATGTGTCGATCATGCTTGGTCAAGTGATCCTTGACCGTCCACTGAAAACTCGCGAGCGAGCAGAGCTGGAGAAGGGTTTGAAACGCCTGGGTTTCGAATTGATCGAAAGCAAACAAGCCCGGACGGTGGAGCAGATCAAAGGCGTCCTCCGTGAACATGTGCGTTCCAGCGCACTGACACGCGCGAATGTTAAGCTTAGCGAGTGGCTGGCTAGCGCCATGAATGCGGAGTATTCAGGGCTGAGCAAGCTATTCTCCGAAGTGGAAGGGACCACCCTCGAACGATATCACAACCTCCTGCGCATTGAACGGGCGAAGGAACTCTTGGTGTATGATGAGTTGAGCGTTGCGCAAATAGCCGATGAGCTCGGTTACAGTAGCGTGCAACACCTCAGCAACCAGTTCGCCCAATTCGTGGGACACAGCCCTACCCACTTCAAGCGAATTGGTGCAGAACGCCGCAATGCGTTGGACAAAGTGCGCTAG